The following proteins are encoded in a genomic region of Paenibacillus sp. FSL H3-0469:
- a CDS encoding GNAT family N-acetyltransferase yields MDSFKFVYNYKDIAPLRSSFFELAKDTFGLELERWYEEGFWTDKYVPYSYAEGSRIVANVSVNLIELTINGVKFPAVQIGTVMTHPDYRGRGLSARLMDKVLEEYGQACELMYLFANESVLEFYPKFGFHPVEEQIFSIACPGGAAGSAAIRKLDLANPHDLSLVSTLGAKRIPVSERLGVSGAYGLLMFYCLNVFSDQLYYLEDENLIAICQQENGQLEFFDLISTQPVSCRDIALKLADSDTETIIFHFTPDDPGLELSGTSHSEGLFVRTQGGQQYPANVKHPATSIA; encoded by the coding sequence ATGGATAGCTTTAAATTTGTCTACAATTATAAAGATATAGCTCCGCTGCGCAGCAGCTTTTTCGAGCTGGCAAAAGATACGTTCGGGCTGGAGCTGGAGCGCTGGTATGAGGAGGGCTTCTGGACGGATAAGTACGTTCCTTATTCTTATGCGGAGGGGAGCCGGATCGTGGCGAATGTCTCGGTGAATTTAATAGAGCTAACCATTAATGGAGTGAAGTTCCCTGCCGTGCAGATCGGCACGGTGATGACTCATCCCGACTACAGAGGACGGGGCCTGTCTGCCCGGTTGATGGACAAGGTGCTGGAGGAGTATGGACAAGCGTGTGAACTCATGTATCTTTTTGCCAATGAGTCAGTCTTGGAGTTCTATCCTAAGTTCGGCTTCCACCCGGTGGAAGAGCAGATCTTCTCCATAGCCTGCCCCGGAGGTGCAGCAGGATCTGCAGCAATCCGCAAACTGGATCTTGCCAACCCGCATGATCTGAGCCTGGTCTCTACTCTCGGAGCGAAGCGGATACCGGTATCTGAGCGTCTTGGCGTCAGCGGTGCCTATGGACTCCTGATGTTCTACTGCCTGAATGTGTTCAGCGATCAACTCTACTATTTGGAGGACGAGAATCTCATTGCCATCTGCCAGCAGGAGAATGGGCAGCTTGAGTTTTTCGATCTGATCAGCACACAGCCCGTCTCCTGCCGCGACATCGCCCTGAAGCTTGCGGACAGCGACACGGAGACGATCATCTTCCACTTCACCCCGGATGACCCTGGCCTGGAGTTGTCAGGCACCAGCCATTCAGAGGGCCTATTCGTCCGCACTCAGGGCGGGCAGCAGTATCCTGCGAACGTCAAGCATCCGGCTACTTCCATCGCCTAG
- a CDS encoding GNAT family N-acetyltransferase, whose product MNIHSIDPILIPVPESFESSRLQIRSVVWGDGAAVHEAVQESAAELRHWMPWARQVPSVEESEVSIRRSRLQFLERSDIRLLLFHKKTGQLIGSSGLHRIDWRVRKFEIGYWVRTSYAGQGYITEAVNAITEFAIQELQANRLEIRCDSRNTRSARVAERTGFTLEGILRNDKTDVQGNLRDTMVYSKVRGAEY is encoded by the coding sequence ATGAACATTCATTCAATAGACCCCATCCTGATTCCCGTACCGGAAAGCTTCGAAAGCAGCCGCCTGCAAATCCGCTCAGTAGTATGGGGAGACGGTGCCGCTGTGCATGAAGCCGTACAGGAAAGCGCAGCGGAATTACGTCACTGGATGCCTTGGGCCCGGCAGGTCCCTTCCGTGGAAGAATCGGAGGTATCCATCCGGAGATCACGGCTGCAGTTTCTGGAACGCAGCGATATCCGGCTGCTGCTTTTTCATAAGAAGACGGGACAGCTTATCGGGAGCAGCGGCCTGCACAGGATTGATTGGCGGGTGCGTAAATTTGAAATCGGGTATTGGGTTCGCACCTCATACGCGGGTCAAGGTTACATCACAGAAGCAGTGAATGCCATTACGGAGTTCGCCATACAGGAGTTACAAGCTAACCGGCTGGAGATCCGTTGCGACTCACGTAATACGCGGAGCGCTCGCGTAGCCGAACGTACCGGCTTTACTTTGGAAGGTATCCTGCGCAATGACAAGACTGATGTACAGGGGAACTTAAGAGACACAATGGTCTACTCAAAGGTTCGCGGGGCTGAATATTAA